The genomic window TCTGAGTATAGTCGTTTATATCTTACGATTTCGTATACAGTTTCTGCAACAAAACCTCTGTCTCTACTTCCCCAACGTTTATCGCGTTTCAATAATTGTTGTACCACTTTGTCTGCATACTCATTTTCATTGAAGATTTTGTGTAAACCATCAATAACCGCAAAGCATAAATTTCTGTGTAGTCGCATTGAAAAAAATTAGCATGCAAAGGTAATATAAAAGTTTAGATGTACTATTGTATTATTAGTTAAGTCTTTTTAAATAAAAAACATGTACAAGTTTTTTATTGTTTAAGCATCTCAATTAAATTGCAGTAATTTCTTAAACACAATTTGGAAGAAGAGAAGATAATAGAGCAATTAAAGGAAAGAAATACAGCGGTATTTTCTCAACTCATCGATGAGTATCAGCAGAAGGTTTTTGGTACTTGTATCTCTTTTGTACCAAATAAGGAAGATGCCGAAGATTTGGTACAAGAAGTGTTTTTAGAAGTCTATAATTCAATCTCTAAATTTAAAGGAAATTCTAAGCTTTCTACTTGGATTTATAGAATAACCACCAATAAATGTTTGGAGTTTATTAGGAAAAGGAATACCCAAAAACGATCTGGATTTTTAAAGCCCTTGTTTGGCGAGGATTTCTCAATAGATAAGACGAATTATTTTACTGAATTTAATCATCCAGGTTTTTTACTAGAGAACAAAGAACTAAACGAAACATTATTTAAAGCTATTAATAGTTTGCCCGAAAGTCAGGCTTCCGTTTTTACGCTACATAAAATAGATGGTAAGAGTTATCAGGAAATTGCTGAGATAACAGATAAGAGTGTGTCATCTGTTGAATCTCTTATGTTTAGAGCAAAGAAAAACCTTCAGCAGGTATTGTACAACTATTACAAAAATGATATGTAGCACAAGTTTTTTTTAACTTATGCATCTAAATAACAAATGATTTATGATGAAAGATTCTGGGATTAACAAAAAAGTAAATACGACACTAAATGTTGTAGATACTATCCAAGAAGTAAAGGTGTCACCTTTTCTTAAAGATAGGATATTGAACAATATAAATACAGAAGTCGAAGAAACTCAAAAAATTTGGTCTTGGTTTACACCCAAATTACAGATAGCAATGTTGATAGTGGTTATTTTACTCAATGTATATGCATACAAGGTGTTAACTTCAGATAATTATAATACAACCGTTGAAGAGTTTGTAGATACTTATGATTTTGGTGAAGAAACTTACACATCTATTTTTAATTAATTGAGTTATGAAAAAGCAAACAATTCTATACATATTACTTATCGTTCTTTTTCTATCTAATGTGTTTTTTATTTTTCATCATTTAACAAGATTTGGTGATAAAGACCATAAGCCTCATTTTTCTATGGTAGAAGAGTTAAACTTTAACCAAGAGCAACAAGAGGCTTATAACAAGATGCGAAGTGAGCATTTTGATAAAATGAAATCCTACTCAAAAAGAATTGGCGAGTTAAAAGAGGAAATGTATTCTAATACAGAAGAAGATGAAGTATCTAAAGTGTTCTTAGATTCTGTAATAGATTTAATTGCAATAGAAGAGAAAAACAAAGACTTGGAGATGTACAAACATTTTAGAGATGTAAGAGAAATATGTAACGACGAACAGAAAGCGCAACTCTCTAAAATTATAAACGATGCTATAAAGCGTCATGGTAAAAGAGGAAAGTCAAAAAAAAGAGATTGAGTTAAGTTGAATACTTTGTCTTTAAGTAGACTTTTACGTATTATTTGATTGATTATTGTTAATATGAAAAGCTTTGCGGTAATATCGTAAAGCTTTTTTATTTTTAGAGAAAATTGAAAGTATGCGAATTTTACTGTTTTGTTT from Winogradskyella sp. MH6 includes these protein-coding regions:
- a CDS encoding RNA polymerase sigma factor; the encoded protein is MEEEKIIEQLKERNTAVFSQLIDEYQQKVFGTCISFVPNKEDAEDLVQEVFLEVYNSISKFKGNSKLSTWIYRITTNKCLEFIRKRNTQKRSGFLKPLFGEDFSIDKTNYFTEFNHPGFLLENKELNETLFKAINSLPESQASVFTLHKIDGKSYQEIAEITDKSVSSVESLMFRAKKNLQQVLYNYYKNDM
- a CDS encoding Spy/CpxP family protein refolding chaperone, with protein sequence MKKQTILYILLIVLFLSNVFFIFHHLTRFGDKDHKPHFSMVEELNFNQEQQEAYNKMRSEHFDKMKSYSKRIGELKEEMYSNTEEDEVSKVFLDSVIDLIAIEEKNKDLEMYKHFRDVREICNDEQKAQLSKIINDAIKRHGKRGKSKKRD